From Pedobacter aquae:
CGAACACCAGACTTTGACCCCAGAGCTTTAGTACCTAAAAAAGTAGTGCCAAAGCAACAAGATTTTTATTGCAGAGCAGAAAATCCTAAAGGAGAAATTGGTTTTTATTTTATTGCCGATGGCAAATCCGATAAACCTTTCAGGGTAAAATCAAGAGGACCAAGTTTTAATAACCTATCAGTTATATCAGAGATTTCTAAAGGTGTTTTAATAGCAGATTTAGTTGCCATTATTGGCTCAATAGATATTGTTCTTGGAGAAGTAGATAGATAACCCTAGCTTGAGTTGGATAGATAAAACAAAAAAAGCTTCGACAAAGATCGAAGCTTTTTAATTTGTTTAAAGGTTAATCTTAATTATATACTTTCACCATAAAAATATAATCCTGCATCTTTTTAATTTGTTGAGTTCTATTAAATGATGCTAAACTGTTTTTATGATTGATTTTAAGTTTCTTCTTTAAAGAATCTTGAGGAATATTGTCTATAGCTTTTAATAAATAATCTGATTTTATGGCAAAAGCAGCACCATCAACCTGAGTTTGTTTACCACTTATAACACCAATTACGTTTCCTCTATTATCCATTAAAGGACCACCAGAGTTTCCTGGGTTAACGGGTATAGAAACTTGGTAAGCGATAGAATCTCCACCAAAACCAGTTTGTGCGCTTAAATAGCCCTTACCATAAACGACTTCGTCTCTAGGATATCCAATAGTATAAACATCTTCACCTAAATCTGAAGATGACTTTTTAAAGGTGTATGGTAATGGAGATAAAGACTCAAACAAAGGGTCTACAATTTGCAAAATAGCAATATCATAAGATGGGTCTATATAAATGGTTTGCACTTTAAAAGATTCGCCTTTGTTGTTTTGGATATAAACAGAATCTGCACCTTGTACAACATGATAATTGGTAACCAAATAACCATTTGATGATAATGCGAAACCTGTACCTCCAAACTGACTAGGTGCTATTTCTTTATTCGGAGATTTAGAATTGATATCTCTGATTAAAGCATTTTGAGACTTTTTGATAGATTCCATATCTCTTTTTAAGGCATTGTAGGTAGAAGAGTTGGTAGCTTTTCTAAACTGCCCTGTAGAAATTAGCGTAATTAAAGTAGCTAAAATAGCTACTGATGCAGCAACAGCCAGATTTCTCTTATATTTTCTAAAGAATAATACAACAGCGGGTTCCTTTTCTTCTAGTTCTTCTTTTAAAGCAATTACATTTAATTCTTGATGAAAATCTTCCATAGATGCTTTCAAATCTTGAACTTCACCATAGTTTTTTAATGATTTCAAAAAATCTATATGTGCTATTACTTTAGCATCTAAAGCCGGATTTTCTGCTCTCTCTTGTTCAAATTGCATCATCTCTTCATCAGACATTTCCTGATACAGATAGGCTTCAATTCTTTTAATCAATACTAACTCACTACTCATTTTTCATTTTTTTGATTAAAAAATAATTTTTTCAATCGCTGTAAACACTTATACTTTTGCGTTTTAGCATTATCTGCGTTGGTATAACCAAATTTTTCGCAGATTTCTTGCATAGAACGGTTATGTATATAAAAATCTTCAATAATAGTTTTACACGGCTCACCTAAATCCTTTAGCGCAGAGTGCATCATCGTAAATTGTCTATCCTTCTCTTGATGATGTTCTATTTCTTGCTCTACCGGAATATGATCTTCATAATCTTTAATATCGCCGCTAAATCTACTTTTCTGATGAAGCTTCTTTAACCATAATCTTCTGCAAACAGAATAAATAAAGGTTTTTAGTTTACTGCTTAATTCAAAATCTCCACTTTTAATTTTACCATGCAATACAATAATTGCTTCTTGGTAAATATCTTTAGCATCATCCTCATTACCGTTGTTATTAATAACAAGTTGTAGTATCATAGGAAAATAAGCTAGATACAAATGCTTTAAAATGGAAGATGAATTATTCAGAATACCTAAAATAATCTCACTATCTGTTGGCTTCGAATGATTTATCTTTTTATTCAATGTTAATACGATTTAAACGGAATTGTAACCCAAAGTTGGTAAAAAAAAACTTTAAGCCAATTAAAATATGAAGAACTATGCAACAATAATTTTAAGAGTATAACTCATGGTAAGAAAATCTCTAAAAATCTAAAGATTATTTCATGACTTATACAAAATATCTGTATAAACAATTAGACTTAAAGCATTTTAAAATATTTCTAAAAATTATTTTCGCAATAAAAACCCTGATTTATTAGCAGTTAGCAGGTTTTTTCTTTTTTTATTAAAAAAATATTTAAAAATCGGGTTACCTTTTTACCTTTGCAGTATTAACGATTAAATTATCAAAAATTAAAAAAGAAATTAACATGAAAAATTTATTAAAATTCGGATTTTTTGCTTTAGCTATCTCTTTATCAGTAGTTGCTTGTAACTCTAACAAACCAGCTGAAGAAGCAACTGATTCAGTTGTTACTGATTCTGTAGTTGTTGATACTGCTGCTGTTGATACTGCTGCTGTTGATACTGCTGCTGTTGATACTGCTGCTGCTATGTAAGCAAAAATCTTTTTAAGATTTTAAGAAAAAGCCCTTGCTATTAGCGAGGGCTTTTTTACGTTAAATACATTTTGATTTACCTCAATATCCTAAACAAAAAAAGGTTGTCTTTTTCAAGACAACCTTTCAAATAAGGGCGGACGATGGGGCTCGAACCCACGACCCTCGGCACCACAAACCAATGCTCTAACCAACTGAGCTACGACCGCCGTTTCGTGTTGCAAAAGTAGAATCTTTTATGATATATGCCAAATTTTGCTGAAACATTTTTTTATAATAAAACTAAATTATTGATTGTTAGCCTGATTATTTTATTTCCTTTAGGTATTTAGTCTTTTCTTTATCTTCGTTGGATGATTGAAATTTTTACTGATGGTGCTTCTAGTGGTAACCCCGGACCAGGTGGGTATGGTGTGATTCTGCGTTCTGGTAATCATTATAAAGAACTTGCAGATGGCTTTAGACTCACTACCAACAATAGAATGGAGCTATTAGCTGTTTGCGCTGGCTTAGAAGCTTTAAAAAGCTTAAACCAACAAGTGACTATTTTTTCAGACTCTAAATACGTAATTGATGCTGTAGAAAAAAAATGGGTATTTGGCTGGCTAAAAAAGGGCTTTGCTGGTAAAAAAAACAAAGATTTATGGCTGAGATTTTTAAACGCCTACAAGCTTCATCAAGTAAAATTTGTTTGGGTAAAAGGACATGCCGGACATCCAGAAAATGAACGGTGCGACCAATTAGCTGTTTTAGCAGCAAAAGGAAAGGAATTAAAAATAGACACTGTTTTTGAAATGGAAAATAAAATCAATAAGACCATTTTATAACAGTCTTATTGATATTTTTTAAGCTATTGCTATTGGCGAGTATTCACGCATCATTTCTTCGGCCTCTAAAACCATTGTGGTAGACCCAATAAAAATAGCTGCCCTTTGGTGAATCTCTGTCACTTCCATATCTAAAATTCTTTCGTAACCATTGGTAGCCCTCCCTCCTGCTTGTTCTATAATAAAAGCTAAAGGATTACATTCATAAACCAACCTTAATTTACCATTAGGTGCACTTGCTGTAGAAGGGTAAATATAAATTCCTCCCTTAATTAAATTACGATGCAAATCGGCCACCATAGAACCTATATATCTTGATGTATATGGCCTTGAAGTAGCTGCATCTTCAACTTGGCAATACTTAATATATTTCTTTACACCTTCTGGAAAATGAACATAATTACCCTCATTAATACTATAAATAGAGCCCCTTTCCGGGATTCTCATTTCTGGGTGTGATAAACAAAACTCTCCGATAGAAGGATCTAAGGTAAAACCGTTTACGCCTTTACCAGTAGTATAAACCAACATGGTAGAAGAACCATAAATGATATAACCTGCCGCAACTTGTTCTGTTCCTTTCTGCAGAATATCTTCTAAAACACCAGGACCTTCTTTACTTTTTCTTCTATAAATAGAAAATGTGGTACCTACAGCAACATTTACGTCAATATTAGATGAGCCGTCTAAAGGATCTATAGCAACTACATACTTAGCATTTTTAGACACTTCTTTATTTAATAATACAACCTCTTCGTTTTCTTCTGAAGCTACCAAACAACACTCGCCCCCACTACTCAAAGCAGAAATAAATTGTTCATTAGCATAAACATCCAATTTTTTTTGTGTTTCGCCTTGTACATTTACGATACCCGATTCTCCTAATATATCTGCTAAACCAGCTTTATTAATTTCTCGGTTAACAATTTTTGCTGCAATACCAATATCTCTCAAAAGACGAGAAAGTTCTCCTTTCGCATAAGGAAAATCTGCTTGTTTCTCTATTATAAATTGGCCTAGTGTTGTAACTCCTATCATAAATACCTTAGTGTATAATTTACATTATCTTGCGCCTAATTCGACGACTTCTAAAGTATGAATTTTTTCTTCGGAAATGCAAAATCTAATTAAAGTTCTCTGCTTATGCCATCCTATTTTTCCGGCAGCACCCGGATTTATATGCAAGCATTGTATTTTTTTATCAAACATTACTTTTAAGATATGTGAATGACCAGAAATAAACAACTTTGGCGGCTTAGTGTAAATTTCTTTTTTCACAGATGGGCTATACCTATCTGGATAACCTCCTATATGTGTCATCCAAACATTAACTTTTTCGCAAGTAAATTTCAAATGCTCTGGATAAACTGCTCTTAAAGCATGATCATCTATATTTCCATAAACGCCTCTTAGAGGTTTAAAAGCAGCTAATTCATCAGCTAGTGCTAAAGTACCAAAATCTCCGGCATGCCAAATCTCATCGCAGGTATCGAAATATTTAAAAACAGCATCGTCTAAATAACTGTGTGTATCTGATAACAATCCAATTTTAACCATATAATATGCTAAAAAATAGTAAAGAAGTTTTTAAGTGCGCTTTTGTATTGCAAAGAATGCTCGCCCTCTCTTTCGTAAATTGTAAAAACCTCTATTTGCTCTTCTAATGAAGGATTTTTTTGAAACTTTAAGATATGCCTGAAACCTTCTTTATCCTGAAAAGATTTAACAACTATTTTTCTTTCGAGATGTAAATAATAATCATTTGCTAAATGTTGTAA
This genomic window contains:
- the fbp gene encoding class 1 fructose-bisphosphatase, coding for MIGVTTLGQFIIEKQADFPYAKGELSRLLRDIGIAAKIVNREINKAGLADILGESGIVNVQGETQKKLDVYANEQFISALSSGGECCLVASEENEEVVLLNKEVSKNAKYVVAIDPLDGSSNIDVNVAVGTTFSIYRRKSKEGPGVLEDILQKGTEQVAAGYIIYGSSTMLVYTTGKGVNGFTLDPSIGEFCLSHPEMRIPERGSIYSINEGNYVHFPEGVKKYIKYCQVEDAATSRPYTSRYIGSMVADLHRNLIKGGIYIYPSTASAPNGKLRLVYECNPLAFIIEQAGGRATNGYERILDMEVTEIHQRAAIFIGSTTMVLEAEEMMREYSPIAIA
- a CDS encoding RNA polymerase sigma factor, whose protein sequence is MNKKINHSKPTDSEIILGILNNSSSILKHLYLAYFPMILQLVINNNGNEDDAKDIYQEAIIVLHGKIKSGDFELSSKLKTFIYSVCRRLWLKKLHQKSRFSGDIKDYEDHIPVEQEIEHHQEKDRQFTMMHSALKDLGEPCKTIIEDFYIHNRSMQEICEKFGYTNADNAKTQKYKCLQRLKKLFFNQKNEK
- the rnhA gene encoding ribonuclease HI; this encodes MIEIFTDGASSGNPGPGGYGVILRSGNHYKELADGFRLTTNNRMELLAVCAGLEALKSLNQQVTIFSDSKYVIDAVEKKWVFGWLKKGFAGKKNKDLWLRFLNAYKLHQVKFVWVKGHAGHPENERCDQLAVLAAKGKELKIDTVFEMENKINKTIL
- a CDS encoding metallophosphoesterase family protein, producing the protein MVKIGLLSDTHSYLDDAVFKYFDTCDEIWHAGDFGTLALADELAAFKPLRGVYGNIDDHALRAVYPEHLKFTCEKVNVWMTHIGGYPDRYSPSVKKEIYTKPPKLFISGHSHILKVMFDKKIQCLHINPGAAGKIGWHKQRTLIRFCISEEKIHTLEVVELGAR
- a CDS encoding S1C family serine protease; the protein is MSSELVLIKRIEAYLYQEMSDEEMMQFEQERAENPALDAKVIAHIDFLKSLKNYGEVQDLKASMEDFHQELNVIALKEELEEKEPAVVLFFRKYKRNLAVAASVAILATLITLISTGQFRKATNSSTYNALKRDMESIKKSQNALIRDINSKSPNKEIAPSQFGGTGFALSSNGYLVTNYHVVQGADSVYIQNNKGESFKVQTIYIDPSYDIAILQIVDPLFESLSPLPYTFKKSSSDLGEDVYTIGYPRDEVVYGKGYLSAQTGFGGDSIAYQVSIPVNPGNSGGPLMDNRGNVIGVISGKQTQVDGAAFAIKSDYLLKAIDNIPQDSLKKKLKINHKNSLASFNRTQQIKKMQDYIFMVKVYN